From Streptomyces chrestomyceticus JCM 4735, one genomic window encodes:
- a CDS encoding LLM class flavin-dependent oxidoreductase, which yields MEFGLFVQGYVPAARAKVDPEAEHHALMEETEYVIQADRSGFKYAWASEHHFLEEYSHLSANDVYLGYLAHATERIHLGSGIFNPLAPVNHPVKVAEKAAMLDHLSGGRFEFGTGRGAGSHEILGFMPGVTDMNHTKELWEETIAEFPKMWLQDEYQGFQGKHWQLPPRKVLPKPYGTAHPPMWYAAGSPASYAMAGKKGLGVLGFSVQKVADMEWVVESYKTAVKEAEPVGAYVNDNVMVTSTAICAETHQKAVEIAVGGGLNYLQSLLFRYHDTFPRPEGIPEWPELLPEYTEEIIELLIAEELMICGDPDEVFRQCKRWEQAGADQLSFGLPIGVSPEDTLTTIRLIGEHVIPKIDTDPVHRTARFRQSAAGPDTEPDAGPGTGPAA from the coding sequence TTGGAATTCGGGCTGTTCGTACAGGGATATGTGCCCGCCGCGCGGGCGAAGGTCGACCCCGAGGCTGAGCACCACGCACTGATGGAGGAGACGGAGTACGTCATCCAGGCCGACCGGTCCGGGTTCAAGTACGCGTGGGCCTCCGAGCACCACTTCCTGGAGGAGTACTCCCACCTCTCCGCCAACGACGTCTACCTGGGCTACCTCGCCCACGCCACCGAGCGCATCCACCTCGGCTCCGGCATCTTCAACCCGCTCGCCCCGGTCAACCACCCCGTCAAGGTCGCCGAGAAGGCCGCCATGCTCGACCACCTCTCCGGCGGCCGCTTCGAGTTCGGCACCGGGCGTGGGGCGGGCAGCCACGAGATCCTGGGGTTCATGCCGGGCGTGACGGACATGAACCACACCAAGGAGCTGTGGGAAGAGACCATCGCCGAGTTCCCGAAGATGTGGCTCCAGGACGAGTACCAGGGGTTCCAGGGGAAGCACTGGCAACTGCCGCCCCGCAAGGTGCTGCCCAAGCCGTACGGGACCGCGCACCCGCCGATGTGGTACGCGGCCGGGTCGCCCGCCTCGTACGCGATGGCGGGGAAGAAGGGCCTCGGCGTGCTGGGCTTCAGCGTGCAGAAGGTCGCGGACATGGAGTGGGTCGTCGAGTCGTACAAGACGGCCGTGAAGGAGGCCGAGCCGGTCGGCGCGTACGTCAACGACAACGTCATGGTGACCTCCACCGCGATCTGCGCCGAGACCCACCAGAAGGCCGTCGAGATCGCCGTCGGCGGCGGGCTCAACTACCTCCAGTCGCTGCTGTTCCGCTACCACGACACGTTCCCGCGCCCCGAGGGCATCCCGGAGTGGCCGGAGCTGCTGCCGGAGTACACCGAGGAGATCATCGAGCTGCTGATCGCCGAGGAGCTGATGATCTGCGGCGACCCCGACGAGGTGTTCCGCCAGTGCAAGCGCTGGGAACAGGCCGGCGCCGACCAGCTCTCCTTCGGCCTGCCCATCGGCGTCTCGCCCGAGGACACCCTCACCACCATCCGCCTCATCGGCGAGCACGTGATCCCGAAGATCGACACAGACCCGGTGCACCGGACCGCCCGCTTCCGGCAGAGCGCCGCCGGGCCGGACACCGAGCCGGACGCCGGACCGGGCACCGGACCGGCCGCCTGA
- a CDS encoding N-acyl-D-amino-acid deacylase family protein — translation MLDHLIKGATIVDGTGAPAYQADLAVQHGRITAIGSISDPASTTEDAHGLVLTPGFVDPHTHYDAQLFWDPYATPSMHHGVTTVAGGNCGFTLAPLNPDRPGDADYTRRMMSRVEGMSLAALEQGAPWNWSTFGEYLDALDGRTAVNAGFMVGHCALRRHVMGPDAIGGQPTEAQLHAMLRLFHDAMDAGAWGLSTTQSSTHADGDGQPVASRHARPAELLALSRAVADHEGTQLEAIVAGCLDQFADEEIDLLVEMSAAAGRPLNWNVLTIDSAVPERVPRQLEASERARKAGGRIVALTMPILTPMNMSLGTFCALNLIPGWGDILALPVPERIARLRDPAVREEMLRRAASKEAGVFRRLTDFARYVIGDTYSAANQGLSGRVVGDIAAERGQDPFRTLVEICAEDGLRTVLWPMPTDNDPDSWALRQRTWQHEDVMLGGSDAGAHLDRMCGAPYTTRFLGDCLRGRQLVGLEQAVRMLTDDPARLFGLRDRGRIAVGHHADLVLFDPERIDAGPARLVHDLPGDSPRLDSEAAGIVSVRVNGVETVRDGAVTGAVPGKVLRSGRDTETVRTR, via the coding sequence ATGCTCGACCACCTGATCAAGGGCGCCACGATCGTCGACGGCACCGGCGCCCCCGCGTACCAGGCCGACCTCGCCGTACAGCACGGCCGCATCACCGCCATCGGAAGCATCAGCGACCCCGCCAGCACCACCGAGGACGCCCACGGCCTCGTGCTCACACCCGGCTTCGTCGACCCGCACACCCACTACGACGCCCAGCTCTTCTGGGACCCCTACGCCACCCCCTCCATGCACCACGGCGTCACCACCGTCGCGGGCGGCAACTGCGGCTTCACCCTCGCCCCGCTCAACCCGGACCGCCCCGGCGACGCCGACTACACCCGCCGCATGATGAGCCGCGTCGAAGGCATGTCGCTGGCGGCGCTGGAGCAGGGCGCGCCGTGGAACTGGTCCACCTTCGGCGAGTACCTGGACGCGCTGGACGGCCGGACCGCCGTCAACGCGGGCTTCATGGTCGGCCACTGCGCGCTCCGCCGCCACGTCATGGGCCCGGACGCGATCGGCGGACAGCCCACCGAGGCCCAGCTCCACGCGATGCTGCGGCTGTTCCACGACGCGATGGACGCGGGCGCCTGGGGCCTGTCCACCACCCAGTCCTCGACCCACGCCGACGGCGACGGACAGCCGGTCGCGTCCCGGCACGCCCGCCCCGCCGAACTGCTCGCCCTCTCCCGCGCGGTCGCCGACCACGAGGGCACCCAGTTGGAGGCGATCGTCGCGGGCTGCCTCGACCAGTTCGCGGACGAGGAGATCGACCTGCTCGTCGAGATGTCGGCCGCCGCCGGGCGCCCCCTCAACTGGAACGTGCTGACCATCGACAGCGCCGTACCGGAACGGGTGCCCCGCCAACTGGAGGCGAGCGAACGCGCCCGTAAGGCGGGCGGCCGCATCGTCGCCCTCACCATGCCGATCCTCACCCCCATGAACATGTCGCTGGGCACCTTCTGCGCCCTCAACCTCATCCCCGGCTGGGGCGACATCCTCGCCCTGCCCGTACCGGAGCGCATCGCCCGGCTGCGCGACCCGGCCGTACGGGAGGAGATGCTGCGGCGCGCGGCGAGCAAGGAGGCGGGCGTCTTCCGGCGGCTGACCGACTTCGCCCGGTACGTCATCGGCGACACGTACTCCGCCGCCAACCAGGGACTCTCCGGCCGGGTGGTCGGCGACATCGCCGCCGAACGCGGCCAGGACCCCTTCCGCACCCTGGTCGAGATCTGCGCCGAGGACGGGCTGCGCACCGTCCTGTGGCCCATGCCGACCGACAACGACCCGGACAGTTGGGCCCTGCGGCAGCGCACCTGGCAGCACGAGGACGTCATGCTGGGCGGCTCCGACGCGGGCGCCCACCTGGACCGGATGTGCGGGGCCCCGTACACGACGCGGTTCCTCGGCGACTGCCTGCGCGGCCGGCAACTGGTCGGGCTGGAGCAGGCCGTACGGATGCTGACCGACGACCCGGCCCGGCTCTTCGGCCTGCGCGACCGCGGCCGGATCGCCGTCGGCCACCACGCCGACCTGGTCCTCTTCGATCCGGAACGGATCGACGCCGGTCCGGCGCGGCTGGTGCACGATCTGCCGGGGGACAGCCCGCGGCTGGACTCGGAGGCCGCCGGGATCGTGAGCGTACGGGTCAACGGCGTCGAGACGGTACGGGACGGTGCGGTGACCGGGGCGGTACCGGGAAAGGTGCTGCGGTCGGGGCGGGACACCGAGACGGTGCGGACGCGGTGA
- a CDS encoding aldehyde dehydrogenase family protein: MSTSSGVSAERLLIGGEWTAPDHGHYEVTDPAAEETVGLAAEASRDQAYEAARAAREAFGPWSRTAPETRARVLDRAAELLARDIGAYARLAQAETGATTGTARAMQVGVAIARLKRYARGALEPTETPLPPQINEAGPFGKAAVLGALAVRRPVGVVTCITSYNNPWANPAGKIAPALAMGNTVVIKPAPQDPLSVHRLAAALQEALAEAGAPPGVVNLVTGGDPAVGEAAVDSPDVDMVSFTGSTAVGQRIAEVCGRGMKRRLMELGGKGAALVFDDADLDAAVAGIGTTYSFYSGQICTAPTRVLAQRGIHDRLVERLAAYATRLKVGDPAAADTAVGPVISAAHRDRVESYIELGRKEGARLITGGDRPPLPRGFYVAPTLFTDCAPAMRVVREEIFGPVIVVLPFTDEEEAVALANDSDYGLLDYVWSGDVARAFRVAGRLRAGGVGVNTVGRNMEAPFGGFKRSGVGRDVGSYALHAYSETQAVVWPG, from the coding sequence GTGAGTACATCCTCTGGTGTGTCCGCCGAGCGGCTGCTGATCGGCGGCGAATGGACCGCACCCGACCACGGCCACTACGAGGTCACCGACCCGGCGGCCGAGGAGACCGTCGGGCTGGCGGCGGAGGCGAGCCGGGACCAGGCGTACGAGGCGGCCCGCGCGGCGCGCGAGGCGTTCGGGCCCTGGTCGCGCACGGCGCCCGAGACCCGCGCGCGGGTGCTCGACCGCGCCGCCGAGCTCCTGGCGCGCGACATCGGCGCGTACGCCCGGCTCGCGCAGGCGGAGACCGGCGCGACGACCGGCACCGCCCGCGCGATGCAGGTGGGCGTCGCCATCGCCCGCCTCAAGCGGTACGCGCGCGGAGCGCTGGAGCCGACGGAAACCCCCCTGCCTCCGCAGATCAACGAGGCGGGCCCCTTCGGCAAGGCCGCCGTCCTCGGCGCGCTGGCGGTGCGCCGCCCCGTCGGCGTCGTCACCTGCATCACCTCCTACAACAACCCCTGGGCCAACCCGGCAGGCAAGATCGCGCCCGCCCTGGCCATGGGCAACACCGTCGTGATCAAGCCCGCCCCGCAGGACCCGCTCTCCGTCCACCGCCTGGCCGCGGCGCTCCAGGAGGCGCTGGCCGAGGCCGGGGCACCGCCCGGCGTCGTCAACCTCGTGACCGGCGGGGACCCGGCGGTCGGCGAGGCCGCGGTGGACTCCCCGGACGTGGACATGGTCAGCTTCACCGGCTCCACGGCCGTCGGGCAGCGCATCGCCGAGGTGTGCGGACGCGGCATGAAACGCCGGCTCATGGAGCTGGGCGGCAAGGGCGCCGCGCTGGTCTTCGACGACGCCGACCTGGACGCGGCGGTGGCCGGCATCGGCACCACGTACTCCTTCTACAGCGGACAGATCTGTACGGCTCCGACGCGGGTGCTGGCCCAGCGCGGCATCCACGACCGGCTGGTGGAGCGGCTGGCCGCGTACGCGACGCGCCTGAAGGTCGGCGACCCGGCTGCGGCGGACACGGCCGTCGGCCCGGTGATCTCCGCCGCGCACCGCGACCGCGTCGAGTCGTACATCGAACTGGGCCGGAAGGAAGGCGCTCGCCTGATCACGGGCGGCGACCGCCCACCCCTCCCACGCGGCTTCTACGTGGCCCCCACCCTCTTCACCGACTGCGCCCCCGCCATGCGGGTGGTCCGCGAGGAGATCTTCGGCCCGGTGATCGTCGTCCTCCCCTTCACCGACGAGGAGGAGGCCGTCGCGCTCGCCAACGACAGCGACTACGGCCTGCTGGACTACGTCTGGTCCGGCGACGTGGCGCGCGCGTTCCGGGTGGCGGGGCGGCTGCGCGCGGGCGGGGTCGGCGTCAACACGGTCGGCCGCAACATGGAGGCTCCGTTCGGCGGCTTCAAGCGGAGCGGGGTCGGGCGCGATGTCGGCTCGTACGCGCTGCACGCCTACAGCGAGACGCAGGCGGTGGTGTGGCCGGGCTGA